One window of the Vigna radiata var. radiata cultivar VC1973A chromosome 1, Vradiata_ver6, whole genome shotgun sequence genome contains the following:
- the LOC106757664 gene encoding TMV resistance protein N-like isoform X1, whose amino-acid sequence MATPSFPRFTYDVFLSFRGEDTRYGFTGNLYKALCDRGVHTFIDDDKLQSGDEITPALLKAIEESRIAIVLLSHNYASSSFCLDELATIFHCKKSKGLLVIPVFYKVDPSYVRHQKGTYEEALVKHQKKFKAQKDKLQKWKMALRQVADFSGYHFKDGHEYQYEFIGKIVERVSREINRAPLHVADYPVGLLTQVLHVKKLLDVGSDDVVHMIGIHGMGGLGKTTLSLAVYNLIADDFDSSCFLQNVREESNKHGLKHLQTLLLXEILGEKDIDLTSVQRGISVIQQRLRRKKVLLILDDVDXRKQLQAFAGRSDWFGPGSRVIVTTRDEQVLKCHDIERTYEVKELNKNDSLQLLMWNAFKREKVDPSYEXVLKRAVTYASGLPLALEVIGSNLVGKSVQEWESAIQHYKRIPNSEIVEILKVSFDALGDEEKNIFLDMACCLKGSSLKEVEQILGVLYDNNMKHHIGVLVKKSLIKVGRGRFNAIEMHDLIEDMGRQIDLQSSPKEVGKRRRLWLGKDIIHVLKDNKGTSETEIICLDLSISEKEETIEWNANAFRRMKNLKILIIRNGKFSKGPNYFPESLRVLEWHGYPSNCLPSNFDPNKLVTCKLPXSHFTSFGFLGSSKKFENLTVLNFDKCKFLTQTPDMSDLGNLEEVSFKGCESLVEVHHSIGFMSKLKILNAGGCRKLMSFPPLNLPTLERLELSFCPNLEKFPEILGKMGNIKLLQLNGLPIKEFPLSFENLIGLEELSLSCEVVHLPSSITTMPKLFNFRATNCKGWQWVKAEDGEDNVGSMVPSKVDWFSALSCNLDDDFFSAGFMRLAQVCVLFLRDNNFTHLPECIKEFHNLFFLDVSHCEHLQEIRGFPPKLEYFKAINCISLTSFSLSMLLNKQLHEARNTEFWFPGANFPEWVDLQSSGPSCSFWFRNKFPAKVLSLLIAPVGDKHQLDFIIPMVFIDGKVQESEDFYFKEIEIERMLEFDQTYIFDLQNLPIYSKLFELPIEKEWKHVKVTYEGVIETSIVKATGIHVFKDENSIMEDIRFDDPYTNNKLDKDLNTSQSQNHLLRTIGFFMCKFFIGLFLFLFSAFIFYFIYRPQHQPK is encoded by the exons ATGGCAACTCCAAGTTTCCCTAGATTCACGTACGATGTGTTCCTCAGCTTTAGAGGGGAAGACACGCGTTATGGTTTCACTGGTAATCTCTATAAAGCTCTCTGTGACAGGGGAGTTCACACTTTCATCGATGATGACAAACTTCAAAGCGGAGACGAAATCACACCAGCACTTCTCAAAGCAATTGAAGAGTCTAGGATCGCCATCGTTTTGCTCTCTCACAACTATGCTTCTTCCTCCTTCTGCTTGGATGAACTCGCAACCATCTTTCACTGCAAGAAGAGTAAAGGGCTGTTGGTTATACCAGTGTTTTATAAGGTGGATCCTTCTTATGTCAGACATCAGAAAGGTACCTATGAAGAAGCATTGGTTAAGCATCAAAAGAAGTTCAAAGCGCAGAAGGACAAGTTACAGAAATGGAAGATGGCTCTGCGTCAAGTTGCTGACTTCTCTGGCTATCACTTCAAAGATGG GCATGAATACCAGTACGAGTTTATTGGGAAAATTGTTGAACGGGTTTCCAGGGAGATTAATCGTGCTCCTTTACATGTTGCAGATTACCCAGTTGGCCTACTGACACAGGTGCTGCATGTCAAGAAACTTTTGGATGTTGGATCGGATGATGTTGTCCACATGATAGGGATCCATGGAATGGGTGGGTTAGGAAAAACAACACTTTCTCTAGCAGTTTATAATTTGATTGCTGATGATTTTGATAgttcatgttttcttcaaaatgtGAGAGAAGAATCAAATAAACATGGGTTAAAACACCTCCAGACCCTCCTTCTTTNTGAAATACTTGGAGAGAAGGACATCGACTTAACAAGTGTACAAAGAGGAATTTCAGTGATACAACAAAGGCTTCGTAGAAAGAAAGTTCTCTTGATTCTAGATGATGTTGACAANAGAAAGCAGTTACAAGCATTTGCTGGAAGATCTGATTGGTTTGGTCCCGGCAGCAGAGTTATCGTTACCACTCGGGACGAACAGGTGCTAAAATGTCATGACATTGAAAGAACTTATGAGGTGAAAGAATTGAATAAGAATGATTCTCTTCAATTGCTTATGTGGAATGCTTTCAAAAGGGAAAAAGTCGATCCAAGTTACGAGGNCGTGTTGAAACGTGCAGTAACTTATGCTTCTGGTCTTCCATTGGCTTTAGAAGTAATAGGTTCCAACTTGGTTGGAAAAAGTGTACAAGAATGGGAGTCTGCGATTCAACATTACAAAAGAATTCCAAATAGTGAAATTGTAGAGATACTTAAAGTAAGCTTTGATGCTTTgggagatgaagaaaagaatatcTTTCTTGACATGGCCTGTTGCTTGAAAGGAAGTAGTTTGAAAGAAGTTGAACAGATACTTGGTGTTCTTTATGATAACAACATGAAACATCATATTGGGGTGTTGGTGAAAAAATCTCTCATAAAGGTTGGGCGTGGAAGGTTTAATGCAATTGAAATGCACGACTTGATTGAGGACATGGGTAGACAAATTGACCTGCAAAGCTCACCCAAAGAGGTAGGGAAGCGCAGGAGATTATGGTTAGGGAAagatatcattcatgttttaaaaGATAACAAG GGAACTAGCGAAACTGAAATCATATGTCTGGATTTGTCTATATCtgagaaagaagaaacaatAGAATGGAATGCCAACGCCTTCAGAAGGATGAAAAAccttaaaatacttataattagAAATGGTAAATTTTCCAAAGGTCCCAATTATTTTCCGGAAAGTTTGAGAGTACTGGAATGGCATGGATACCCTTCAAATTGTTTACCATCAAATTTTGATCCGAACAAGCTTGTGACATGCAAGTTACCTCANAGTCATTTTACNTCATTTGGATTCCTTGGCTCATCAAAG AAGTTCGAGAATCTAACTGTCTTGAATTTTGACAAGTGCAAATTTTTAACACAGACACCCGATATGTCTGATCTCGGAAATTTGGAGGAAGTTTCATTTAAAGGGTGTGAGAGTTTAGTTGAAGTTCACCACTCAATTGGTTTTATGAGtaaacttaaaatattgaatGCGGGAGGTTGCAGGAAGCTTATGAGTTTTCCACCTCTCAACTTGCCCACTCTTGAAAGACTAGAACTTTCATTTTGTCCGAATCTTGAGAAATTTCCAGAAATCCTAGGAAAGATGGGAAACATAAAGTTACTTCAATTGAATGGGCTTCCCATTAAAGAATTCCCACTTTCGTTTGAAAATCTTATTGGACTCGAAGAGTTATCCTTGTCATGTGAAGTTGTTCACTTACCAAGTAGCATTACTACTATGcctaaattgtttaattttagaGCTACTAATTGCAAGGGGTGGCAATGGGTAAAAGCAGAAGATGGTGAAGATAACGTAGGCTCAATGGTTCCTTCAAAGGTAGATTGGTTTTCAGCCTTGTCTTGCAACCTGGATGATGACTTCTTTTCAGCAGGTTTCATGCGGTTGGCACAAGTGTGTGTTTTATTTCTTCGGGACAATAATTTTACACACCTTCCTGAATGCATCAAAGAATTTCACAATCTCTTCTTTCTTGATGTGAGTCATTGCGAGCATCTTCAGGAAATCAGAGGGTTTCCACCAAAATTAGAATATTTCAAGGCAATAAACTGCATATCCTTAACTTCCTTCAGCTTAAGCATGTTGCTAAACAag CAACTGCATGAAGCTAGAAACACTGAGTTCTGGTTTCCAGGAGCAAATTTTCCAGAGTGGGTTGATCTCCAGAGCAGTGGACCTTCATGTTCTTTCTGGTTTCGTAATAAGTTTCCCGCCAAAgttctttctcttcttattgCACCTGTGGGTGATAAACATCAGTTGGATTTCATTATACCTATGGTGTTCATTGATGGCAAAGTTCAAGAATCAGAAGACTTTTATTTCAAGGAGATAGAGATAGAGAGGATGTTAGAATTCGATCAAACATACATCTTTGATCTACAAAACCTACCTATCTATAGTAAGTTGTTTGAATTACCTATAGAAAAGGAATGGAAGCATGTGAAGGTTACATATGAAGGTGTGATAGAGACCTCAATTGTTAAAGCAACAGGAATCCATGTATTCAAAGACGAAAACAGCATCATGGAAGACATTCGGTTTGATGATCCTTATACCAACAACAAATTAGACAAAGATCTCAACACTTCTCAATCACAAAACCACTTGTTAAGAACCATAGGTTTCTTCATGTGCAAATTTTTCATAggcctttttcttttcctttttagtgcttttatattttactttatttaccGGCCTCAGCACCAACCTAAGTAG
- the LOC106757664 gene encoding TMV resistance protein N-like isoform X2 — protein sequence MATPSFPRFTYDVFLSFRGEDTRYGFTGNLYKALCDRGVHTFIDDDKLQSGDEITPALLKAIEESRIAIVLLSHNYASSSFCLDELATIFHCKKSKGLLVIPVFYKVDPSYVRHQKGTYEEALVKHQKKFKAQKDKLQKWKMALRQVADFSGYHFKDGHEYQYEFIGKIVERVSREINRAPLHVADYPVGLLTQVLHVKKLLDVGSDDVVHMIGIHGMGGLGKTTLSLAVYNLIADDFDSSCFLQNVREESNKHGLKHLQTLLLXEILGEKDIDLTSVQRGISVIQQRLRRKKVLLILDDVDXRKQLQAFAGRSDWFGPGSRVIVTTRDEQVLKCHDIERTYEVKELNKNDSLQLLMWNAFKREKVDPSYEXVLKRAVTYASGLPLALEVIGSNLVGKSVQEWESAIQHYKRIPNSEIVEILKVSFDALGDEEKNIFLDMACCLKGSSLKEVEQILGVLYDNNMKHHIGVLVKKSLIKVGRGRFNAIEMHDLIEDMGRQIDLQSSPKEVGKRRRLWLGKDIIHVLKDNKGTSETEIICLDLSISEKEETIEWNANAFRRMKNLKILIIRNGKFSKGPNYFPESLRVLEWHGYPSNCLPSNFDPNKLVTCKLPXSHFTSFGFLGSSKKFENLTVLNFDKCKFLTQTPDMSDLGNLEEVSFKGCESLVEVHHSIGFMSKLKILNAGGCRKLMSFPPLNLPTLERLELSFCPNLEKFPEILGKMGNIKLLQLNGLPIKEFPLSFENLIGLEELSLSCEVVHLPSSITTMPKLFNFRATNCKGWQWVKAEDGEDNVGSMVPSKVDWFSALSCNLDDDFFSAGFMRLAQVCVLFLRDNNFTHLPECIKEFHNLFFLDVSHCEHLQEIRGFPPKLEYFKQLHEARNTEFWFPGANFPEWVDLQSSGPSCSFWFRNKFPAKVLSLLIAPVGDKHQLDFIIPMVFIDGKVQESEDFYFKEIEIERMLEFDQTYIFDLQNLPIYSKLFELPIEKEWKHVKVTYEGVIETSIVKATGIHVFKDENSIMEDIRFDDPYTNNKLDKDLNTSQSQNHLLRTIGFFMCKFFIGLFLFLFSAFIFYFIYRPQHQPK from the exons ATGGCAACTCCAAGTTTCCCTAGATTCACGTACGATGTGTTCCTCAGCTTTAGAGGGGAAGACACGCGTTATGGTTTCACTGGTAATCTCTATAAAGCTCTCTGTGACAGGGGAGTTCACACTTTCATCGATGATGACAAACTTCAAAGCGGAGACGAAATCACACCAGCACTTCTCAAAGCAATTGAAGAGTCTAGGATCGCCATCGTTTTGCTCTCTCACAACTATGCTTCTTCCTCCTTCTGCTTGGATGAACTCGCAACCATCTTTCACTGCAAGAAGAGTAAAGGGCTGTTGGTTATACCAGTGTTTTATAAGGTGGATCCTTCTTATGTCAGACATCAGAAAGGTACCTATGAAGAAGCATTGGTTAAGCATCAAAAGAAGTTCAAAGCGCAGAAGGACAAGTTACAGAAATGGAAGATGGCTCTGCGTCAAGTTGCTGACTTCTCTGGCTATCACTTCAAAGATGG GCATGAATACCAGTACGAGTTTATTGGGAAAATTGTTGAACGGGTTTCCAGGGAGATTAATCGTGCTCCTTTACATGTTGCAGATTACCCAGTTGGCCTACTGACACAGGTGCTGCATGTCAAGAAACTTTTGGATGTTGGATCGGATGATGTTGTCCACATGATAGGGATCCATGGAATGGGTGGGTTAGGAAAAACAACACTTTCTCTAGCAGTTTATAATTTGATTGCTGATGATTTTGATAgttcatgttttcttcaaaatgtGAGAGAAGAATCAAATAAACATGGGTTAAAACACCTCCAGACCCTCCTTCTTTNTGAAATACTTGGAGAGAAGGACATCGACTTAACAAGTGTACAAAGAGGAATTTCAGTGATACAACAAAGGCTTCGTAGAAAGAAAGTTCTCTTGATTCTAGATGATGTTGACAANAGAAAGCAGTTACAAGCATTTGCTGGAAGATCTGATTGGTTTGGTCCCGGCAGCAGAGTTATCGTTACCACTCGGGACGAACAGGTGCTAAAATGTCATGACATTGAAAGAACTTATGAGGTGAAAGAATTGAATAAGAATGATTCTCTTCAATTGCTTATGTGGAATGCTTTCAAAAGGGAAAAAGTCGATCCAAGTTACGAGGNCGTGTTGAAACGTGCAGTAACTTATGCTTCTGGTCTTCCATTGGCTTTAGAAGTAATAGGTTCCAACTTGGTTGGAAAAAGTGTACAAGAATGGGAGTCTGCGATTCAACATTACAAAAGAATTCCAAATAGTGAAATTGTAGAGATACTTAAAGTAAGCTTTGATGCTTTgggagatgaagaaaagaatatcTTTCTTGACATGGCCTGTTGCTTGAAAGGAAGTAGTTTGAAAGAAGTTGAACAGATACTTGGTGTTCTTTATGATAACAACATGAAACATCATATTGGGGTGTTGGTGAAAAAATCTCTCATAAAGGTTGGGCGTGGAAGGTTTAATGCAATTGAAATGCACGACTTGATTGAGGACATGGGTAGACAAATTGACCTGCAAAGCTCACCCAAAGAGGTAGGGAAGCGCAGGAGATTATGGTTAGGGAAagatatcattcatgttttaaaaGATAACAAG GGAACTAGCGAAACTGAAATCATATGTCTGGATTTGTCTATATCtgagaaagaagaaacaatAGAATGGAATGCCAACGCCTTCAGAAGGATGAAAAAccttaaaatacttataattagAAATGGTAAATTTTCCAAAGGTCCCAATTATTTTCCGGAAAGTTTGAGAGTACTGGAATGGCATGGATACCCTTCAAATTGTTTACCATCAAATTTTGATCCGAACAAGCTTGTGACATGCAAGTTACCTCANAGTCATTTTACNTCATTTGGATTCCTTGGCTCATCAAAG AAGTTCGAGAATCTAACTGTCTTGAATTTTGACAAGTGCAAATTTTTAACACAGACACCCGATATGTCTGATCTCGGAAATTTGGAGGAAGTTTCATTTAAAGGGTGTGAGAGTTTAGTTGAAGTTCACCACTCAATTGGTTTTATGAGtaaacttaaaatattgaatGCGGGAGGTTGCAGGAAGCTTATGAGTTTTCCACCTCTCAACTTGCCCACTCTTGAAAGACTAGAACTTTCATTTTGTCCGAATCTTGAGAAATTTCCAGAAATCCTAGGAAAGATGGGAAACATAAAGTTACTTCAATTGAATGGGCTTCCCATTAAAGAATTCCCACTTTCGTTTGAAAATCTTATTGGACTCGAAGAGTTATCCTTGTCATGTGAAGTTGTTCACTTACCAAGTAGCATTACTACTATGcctaaattgtttaattttagaGCTACTAATTGCAAGGGGTGGCAATGGGTAAAAGCAGAAGATGGTGAAGATAACGTAGGCTCAATGGTTCCTTCAAAGGTAGATTGGTTTTCAGCCTTGTCTTGCAACCTGGATGATGACTTCTTTTCAGCAGGTTTCATGCGGTTGGCACAAGTGTGTGTTTTATTTCTTCGGGACAATAATTTTACACACCTTCCTGAATGCATCAAAGAATTTCACAATCTCTTCTTTCTTGATGTGAGTCATTGCGAGCATCTTCAGGAAATCAGAGGGTTTCCACCAAAATTAGAATATTTCAAG CAACTGCATGAAGCTAGAAACACTGAGTTCTGGTTTCCAGGAGCAAATTTTCCAGAGTGGGTTGATCTCCAGAGCAGTGGACCTTCATGTTCTTTCTGGTTTCGTAATAAGTTTCCCGCCAAAgttctttctcttcttattgCACCTGTGGGTGATAAACATCAGTTGGATTTCATTATACCTATGGTGTTCATTGATGGCAAAGTTCAAGAATCAGAAGACTTTTATTTCAAGGAGATAGAGATAGAGAGGATGTTAGAATTCGATCAAACATACATCTTTGATCTACAAAACCTACCTATCTATAGTAAGTTGTTTGAATTACCTATAGAAAAGGAATGGAAGCATGTGAAGGTTACATATGAAGGTGTGATAGAGACCTCAATTGTTAAAGCAACAGGAATCCATGTATTCAAAGACGAAAACAGCATCATGGAAGACATTCGGTTTGATGATCCTTATACCAACAACAAATTAGACAAAGATCTCAACACTTCTCAATCACAAAACCACTTGTTAAGAACCATAGGTTTCTTCATGTGCAAATTTTTCATAggcctttttcttttcctttttagtgcttttatattttactttatttaccGGCCTCAGCACCAACCTAAGTAG
- the LOC111242337 gene encoding toll/interleukin-1 receptor-like protein, which yields MATPSSCRFTYDVFLSFRGEDTRYDFIGNLYKALCDRGLHTFIDDDKLQSGDEITPVLLKAIEESRIAIVVLSHNYASSSFCLDELVTILHCQSKGHLVIPVFYKVNPSYVRHQKGAYEEALTKHQKRFKAQKDKLQKWKMALRQVADFSGYHFKDAYPPYRSFYVIEN from the coding sequence ATGGCAACTCCAAGTTCCTGTAGATTCACGTACGATGTCTTCCTCAGCTTTAGAGGAGAAGACACGCGTTATGATTTCATTGGTAATCTCTACAAAGCTCTATGTGACAGGGGACTTCACACTTTCATCGATGATGACAAACTTCAAAGCGGAGATGAAATCACACCAGTGCTTCTGAAAGCAATTGAAGAGTCTAGGATTGCCATCGTTGTGCTCTCTCACAACTATGCTTCTTCCTCCTTCTGCTTGGATGAACTTGTAACCATCCTTCACTGCCAGAGTAAAGGGCATTTGGTTATACCAGTGTTTTATAAGGTGAATCCTTCTTATGTCAGACATCAGAAAGGTGCCTATGAAGAAGCATTGACTAAGCATCAAAAGAGGTTCAAAGCGCAGAAGGACAAGTTACAGAAATGGAAGATGGCTTTGCGTCAAGTTGCTGACTTCTCTGGCTATCACTTCAAAGATGCGTACCCACCTTACCGATCTTTTTATGTTATTGAAAATTAG
- the LOC106759408 gene encoding probable inactive ATP-dependent zinc metalloprotease FTSHI 3, chloroplastic yields the protein MACFSIPCNTGSFVIVTPSMPQRTYLGVCGGLGTRSFVLSSLGFKQCYKFPHEFVWDKKLGYCGGRSRVPSSRVPYCCKTPHDVSRSNKIEPFVSRSKGERKTHYGKGEGNRLKKRFSLRLRPRLRLLARRMKRASIKSILNELEVLIRKNIRAVAFSASVSVVFSLCFLFLKLTALPPPKSVPYSDLITSLQNGYVEKVLVEEGSRRIYYNMKSQNVENDNVSGEESQVVDVSIDVDVDKIGSEGASRAGQTPAVNVPKKFSKTRASIPEWQYSTRKIDHDEKFLVSLMREKGVTYSSSPQSVLMSMRSTLITVITLWIPLIPLMWLLYRQLSAANSPARKQRPNSQTVGFDDVEGVDSAKVELMEIVSCLQGDINYRKLGAKLPRGVLLVGPPGTGKTLLARAVAGEAGVPFFTVSASEFVELFVGRGAARIRDLFNAARKFAPSIIFIDELDAVGGKRGRSFNDERDQTLNQLLTEMDGFESEMRVVVIAATNRPEALDPALCRPGRFSRKVYVGEPDEEGRRKILAVHLRGVPLEEDTNIICHLIASLTTGFVGADLANIVNESALLAARRGTETVAREDIMEAIERAKFGINDKQFRSSKISKELTKLFPWMPSLMGKNERRQDDLKGPLGYQSLSS from the exons ATGGCTTGTTTTTCTATACCCTGTAATACTGGGTCATTTGTTATTGTTACCCCTTCTATGCCCCAAAGAACATATCTTGGGGTGTGTGGAGGTTTGGGTACTAGGTCATTTGTTTTGTCTTCTTTAGGGTTTAAGCAATGTTACAAGTTCCCACATGAGTTTGTTTGGGACAAGAAGCTAGGGTATTGTGGTGGTAGAAGTAGAGTTCCCTCATCAAGGGTTCCTTATTGTTGCAAGACTCCACACGATGTTTCAAGAAGCAATAAAATTGAGCCATTTGTGAGTAGAAGCAAGGGTGAGAGGAAAACTCACTATGGTAAGGGTGAAGGTAATAGGTTGAAGAAGAGGTTTTCATTGAGATTGCGGCCAAGGTTACGGTTATTGGCTAGGAGAATGAAAAGGGCTTCTATTAAGTCCATTTTGAATGAATTAGAGGTACTTATTCGTAAGAACATTAGAGCAGTAGCATTTTCTGCCTCAGTTTCTGTTGTGTTCAGCCTTTGTTTCCTGTTTCTAAAATTGACTGCACTCCCCCCTCCGAAATCTGTTCCATATTCCGACTTGATCACCAGCCTTCAGAATGGATATGTTGAAAAGGTTTTAGTTGAAGAGGGGTCGCGGCGTATATATTACAACATGAAGTCCCaaaatgttgaaaatgataATGTTTCCGGTGAAGAATCTCAAGTTGTAGATGTTTCCATTGATGTGGATGTTGATAAGATAGGTAGTGAGGGTGCTTCTAGGGCTGGCCAAACTCCAGCGGTGAATGTACCAAAGAAATTCTCTAAGACAAGAGCTTCAATTCCTGAATGGCAGTATTCCACTAGAAAAATAGATCATGATGAAAAATTCCTTGTTAGTTTGATGAGAGAAAAAGGGGTTACATATAGCTCTTCCCCTCAATCTGTGTTGATGTCAATGAGGAGTACTCTGATCACTGTGATAACACTGTGGATACCTTTAATTCCACTGATGTGGCTTCTATATCGGCAACTTTCTGCTGCTAATAGTCCTGCAAGGAAGCAGAGGCCTAATAGTCAGACAGTTGGATTTGATGATGTGGAAGGTGTTGATTCTGCAAAAGTAGAGCTCATGGAG ATAGTTTCATGTCTTCAAGGGGATATAAATTACCGCAAGCTAGGGGCAAAGTTACCTAGAGGTGTGCTGCTGGTGGGTCCTCCTGGAACTGGGAAGACACTACTTGCAAGAGCAGTGGCAGGGGAAGCAGGTGTACCCTTTTTCACTGTATCTGCTAGTGAGTTTGTGGAGTTGTTTGTTGGAAGAGGGGCGGCTAGAATCAGAGACCTTTTCAACGCGGCGAGAAAATTTGCACCATCAATCATATTCATTGATGAACTTGATGCAGTAGGAGGCAAGCGTGGAAGAAGTTTCAATGATGAGCGTGACCAGACACTAAACCAG TTGCTGACAGAAATGGATGGATTTGAATCTGAGATGAGAGTGGTAGTGATTGCAGCAACTAACCGGCCGGAAGCCTTGGATCCGGCTTTATGTCGGCCTGGTCGGTTCTCAAGAAAAGTATATGTAGGTGAACctgatgaagaaggaaggagaaAAATATTGGCTGTGCATCTGAGAGGAGTTCCTTTGGAGGAGGACACTAACATCATTTGCCATTTAATTGCTTCTCTTACTACTGGTTTTGTAGGTGCTGATTTGGCAAATATTGTCAATGAATCCGCTTTGCTTGCTGCTCGTAGAG GTACTGAAACTGTGGCAAGGGAAGACATAATGGAAGCTATTGAAAGAGCAAAATTCGGAATCAATGATAAGCAATTCAGGTCTAGTAAAATAAGCAAGGAGCTAACCAAGCTATTCCCTTGGATGCCATCACTGATgggaaaaaatgaaagaagacaGGATGACCTGAAAGGACCATTAGGTTATCAATCACTGAGTTCATGA
- the LOC106766759 gene encoding protein CHROMOSOME TRANSMISSION FIDELITY 7-like, producing the protein MQSKISAFFRSTQDSSSPNNDHDLSTWENQQHHIINTYTRRRVNPNPGTSDPKPVTLAKNKKRSYAQFHLDFGQSDFLLRSCSTCGIKFTPGDPQDEKSHNEFHKSYTQGILFRGWTKENVIPLPSLDSGRVVLFLETDRSSHRKKVEEVVRMMEIEIGSGWILQERCKVYLFVSLNRVAGCLVAEPIEKAFRVVSGSVHSAKKRGVTTRSTTLQFGNVIFQREVHRKVANVSDSEKMEGAIFCSSEPTAAAVGIRAIWVTPSNRRKGIATQLLDAMRKSFCPGFELERSQLAFSQPTSAGKALAASYTGTDSFLAY; encoded by the exons ATGCAGTCCAAGATCAGTGCTTTCTTCAGATCCACCCAAGATTCCTCTTCTCCCAACAACGACCATGATTTGTCAACCTGGGAGAATCAGCAACATCACATCATCAACACCTACACCCGAAGGCGCGTAAATCCTAACCCCGGTACTTCGGATCCCAAACCGGTAACACTCGccaaaaacaagaagagaagCTACGCTCAGTTTCATCTTGATTTTGGCCAATCCGATTTCCTCTTGCGCTCGTGTTCTACATGCGGCATAAAGTTCACTCCCGGTGATCCACAAGACGAGAAATCCCACAATGAATTTCACAAATCATACACGCAGGGAATCCTATTCAGA GGTTGGACCAAAGAAAACGTTATTCCTCTACCCAGTTTGGATTCGGGTCGGGTCGTTTTGTTCTTGGAGACCGACCGGTCTTCTCACAGGAAGAAAGTTGAAGAGGTGGTGAGGATGATGGAAATTGAGATTGGAAGTGGGTGGATACTTCAGGAGCGCTGTAAGGTGTATCTGTTTGTTTCTCTGAACAGGGTTGCTGGGTGTCTCGTTGCGGAACCAATTGAAAAGGCATTCAGAGTTGTGTCTGGCTCTGTTCACAGTGCGAAGAAAAGGGGAGTAACGACACGCTCTACCACTCTTCAATTTGGGAATGTTATTTTCCAAAGGGAGGTCCATAGAAAAGTTGCTAATGTGAGTGATTCTGAAAAGATGGAAGGGGCAATCTTCTGTTCCAGCGAACCAACCGCTGCTGCTGTTGGCATTAGGGCCATTTGGGTTACTCCTTCCAACAGAAGAAAAGGCATTGCAACCCAGTTGCTAGACGCAATGAG GAAGAGTTTCTGCCCCGGTTTTGAGCTTGAACGTTCTCAGTTAGCATTTTCCCAGCCTACCTCTGCTGGAAAGGCATTAGCAGCTAGTTATACTGGCACTGATTCATTCTTGGCATATTAG